In the genome of Candidatus Nezhaarchaeota archaeon, one region contains:
- a CDS encoding 2,5-diamino-6-(ribosylamino)-4(3H)-pyrimidinone 5'-phosphate reductase, with product MSRCYVTVYSTMTIDGKIASKTRYSKLSCPHDLRRLHELRAQSDGVMVGANTVLIDDPSLRLKYVEGRDPARIVVDGLLRTPLEARVYTLKTAEAIVLTTEAAPRGKAEALREMGVKVLVFPGPPPIDMRAGVERLYGEGLRRIMVEGGGELLWHLFAAGVVDELRLTIAPYVFGGRDAVGLVMGEGFETTEDARKMRLVDVKVCECGQEVHLRYLRAWAINEEEC from the coding sequence CCATAGACGGTAAGATAGCTAGCAAGACGCGCTACAGTAAGTTAAGCTGCCCGCACGACTTAAGGAGGCTCCACGAGCTAAGGGCTCAGAGCGACGGGGTGATGGTGGGAGCGAACACCGTGCTCATAGACGACCCCTCCCTTAGGCTCAAGTACGTCGAGGGCAGGGACCCGGCGAGGATAGTTGTAGACGGCCTCTTAAGGACTCCTTTAGAAGCACGCGTCTACACGCTTAAGACCGCTGAGGCCATAGTGTTAACGACCGAGGCAGCGCCCAGGGGGAAGGCGGAGGCCCTTAGGGAAATGGGCGTGAAGGTATTAGTGTTCCCAGGCCCCCCGCCAATAGACATGAGGGCCGGCGTTGAGAGGCTCTACGGCGAGGGGCTGAGGAGGATCATGGTCGAAGGGGGAGGGGAGCTGCTCTGGCACCTCTTCGCAGCGGGCGTCGTAGACGAGCTTAGGCTGACGATAGCTCCGTACGTATTTGGAGGGAGGGATGCCGTGGGCCTAGTCATGGGGGAGGGCTTCGAGACTACGGAGGACGCGAGGAAGATGAGGCTCGTAGACGTTAAGGTGTGTGAGTGTGGACAGGAGGTGCACTTAAGGTACCTACGGGCCTGGGCTATTAACGAGGAGGAGTGCTAA